The following proteins are encoded in a genomic region of Candidatus Bathyarchaeota archaeon:
- a CDS encoding phosphate uptake regulator PhoU: protein MERKIMSLGKSSLVVSLPKDWMQLNDLKKGDAVSFAIQRDRSLVIYPSTLKKTTQKETTLNINQNEDELLITQKVLGAFLNGYSGIKLSSSKVFSVPQTKAIRNIAGRLYMRVMESDSKCVFIQSLTDESQASLQQTIQRMHLISLSMCESAITAIKDHDIPLAKSIFPLDDDVDQFAFFVLRILRNAAQDPVLANELHVDPLDCMDYQILIYRMEHAADYAASIARNLVMIEGNNDRIPDDVAELMVTAGNETIDLYVKAFKAFFARDINFSVEIMKSQQRMEKLYVEIAAKSFVGPQKSAELVCALCSIRDNMRRIAHCAQSIAEVAVNRAFKITEQP from the coding sequence TTGGAAAGAAAAATTATGTCTCTTGGCAAATCATCCTTGGTTGTTTCTCTTCCAAAAGACTGGATGCAACTCAACGACCTCAAAAAAGGTGACGCCGTATCCTTCGCAATACAACGCGACCGCTCCTTAGTCATCTACCCCAGCACCCTAAAAAAAACAACCCAAAAAGAAACAACCCTAAATATCAATCAAAACGAAGACGAACTTCTCATAACTCAAAAAGTTTTAGGCGCATTCCTCAATGGGTATTCAGGAATCAAACTATCTTCCTCCAAAGTCTTCTCCGTTCCGCAGACTAAGGCAATCCGCAACATTGCAGGACGCCTCTACATGCGCGTGATGGAATCTGACTCAAAATGCGTCTTTATCCAAAGTCTCACTGACGAATCCCAAGCCTCACTTCAGCAAACCATACAACGCATGCACCTCATATCCCTCTCCATGTGCGAAAGCGCCATCACCGCCATAAAAGACCACGACATACCCCTCGCAAAATCCATCTTCCCCCTCGATGATGACGTGGACCAATTTGCGTTTTTTGTTCTGAGGATTTTACGCAATGCTGCTCAAGACCCCGTGTTAGCCAACGAACTTCACGTGGACCCCTTGGACTGCATGGATTATCAAATCCTGATTTATCGAATGGAACACGCCGCTGACTACGCCGCAAGCATAGCCCGCAACCTTGTCATGATTGAAGGCAACAATGACAGGATTCCTGATGACGTTGCGGAGTTGATGGTTACGGCTGGAAATGAAACCATTGACCTCTATGTTAAGGCGTTTAAGGCATTTTTTGCCCGGGATATCAACTTTTCAGTTGAAATCATGAAAAGTCAGCAGAGAATGGAAAAACTCTACGTTGAAATCGCTGCCAAATCCTTTGTTGGACCCCAAAAAAGCGCCGAACTCGTCTGCGCCTTGTGCTCAATTCGAGATAACATGCGTCGTATTGCCCATTGTGCTCAAAGCATCGCTGAGGTTGCAGTGAACCGTGCATTTAAAATAACTGAGCAACCCTGA
- a CDS encoding ABC transporter permease subunit, with translation MRLSKAWIVTKKDLSVIRRNRYVFYSLIAMPIILGVVLPLFLTQGITAGASQMTTEELYETVFQIGNLSIMYFVLIPAVLPSIIASYSIVGEKIEKSLEPLLATPTTDSELLLGKCLASFLPCMAVTYLAAAIFLPIIDIWSYNTIGIYLFPNLYWALLTFVITPLGCVMSVLGNVIISSRVSDIRAAQQLGGIVVLPLIFVVIFGAIFSAVTLLAVVVSVALAAADIGLFYLSKATFQREEILTKWK, from the coding sequence ATGAGGCTGTCAAAAGCGTGGATAGTAACCAAAAAAGACCTAAGCGTAATCCGACGAAACCGATACGTATTCTACTCGCTAATCGCCATGCCCATCATTTTAGGGGTGGTTTTGCCGCTGTTCCTTACGCAAGGCATAACCGCGGGTGCAAGTCAAATGACTACAGAAGAACTGTACGAGACAGTGTTTCAAATTGGTAACCTGTCCATCATGTATTTCGTTTTAATACCAGCCGTTTTGCCCTCCATAATCGCATCCTACAGCATCGTTGGAGAAAAAATCGAAAAAAGCCTTGAACCCCTCCTAGCTACACCGACCACCGACAGTGAACTGCTGCTGGGTAAATGTTTAGCCTCATTTCTACCCTGCATGGCAGTCACATACCTAGCAGCCGCAATCTTCCTGCCAATAATTGATATCTGGTCCTACAACACCATCGGAATCTACCTGTTTCCCAACTTGTACTGGGCACTGCTGACCTTCGTGATTACACCACTGGGCTGTGTCATGAGTGTCTTAGGAAACGTCATAATCTCTTCCAGAGTAAGTGACATACGAGCCGCGCAACAACTGGGCGGAATAGTGGTTTTGCCGCTGATTTTCGTGGTTATCTTTGGAGCGATATTTTCCGCTGTAACCCTATTGGCAGTGGTAGTCTCTGTTGCATTAGCCGCAGCCGACATTGGCTTGTTCTACTTAAGCAAAGCCACGTTCCAGCGCGAAGAAATCCTAACCAAATGGAAATAG
- a CDS encoding ABC transporter ATP-binding protein: MIDTTNLSRKFGANTAVDNLTLQVEKGEVFGFLGPNGAGKTTTVRMLCCLIGKTSGEATIGGYSINNPDDCLKIRKLVGFLPENVGLYESLSAYRNLDFYGQLYEVPEATRKENIERLLKALGIWERRNDAVAGFSKGMKQKIAIARALIHDPQVVFLDEPTANLDPEASKTVRDFIVQLKEEKRTIFLNTHNLNEAERLCDRIAILKGKLIAVDSPKNLEQSLYHRKTIIHLETVSDTVLSAVQNLSAVKAVRSQDNKLILDMDNPERNNPEVVRAVVLAGGNVQYVTELRSTLEDVYLKLIREVSA; encoded by the coding sequence ATGATAGATACAACCAACCTCTCCAGAAAATTCGGAGCAAACACAGCAGTGGACAACCTCACACTGCAAGTTGAAAAAGGCGAAGTTTTTGGTTTCCTTGGTCCAAACGGCGCAGGAAAAACCACAACCGTGCGCATGCTCTGCTGCTTGATAGGCAAAACAAGTGGCGAAGCAACAATAGGCGGTTACAGCATCAATAACCCAGATGACTGCCTAAAAATCAGAAAACTCGTAGGTTTCCTACCTGAAAACGTAGGATTATACGAAAGCTTAAGCGCATACCGCAACCTCGACTTCTACGGGCAACTCTACGAAGTCCCCGAAGCCACACGCAAAGAAAACATCGAACGCTTGTTGAAGGCTTTAGGCATTTGGGAGCGCAGAAACGACGCAGTTGCAGGATTTAGCAAAGGCATGAAACAGAAAATTGCCATTGCACGAGCGCTTATTCATGATCCACAGGTGGTATTTTTGGATGAGCCTACAGCGAATCTTGACCCTGAAGCCTCCAAAACCGTCCGCGACTTCATTGTGCAGCTTAAAGAGGAAAAACGTACCATCTTCCTAAACACGCACAACCTAAACGAGGCTGAACGACTCTGCGACCGCATCGCCATCCTCAAAGGCAAACTAATCGCGGTTGATTCACCCAAAAACCTAGAGCAGAGCCTGTATCACCGCAAAACCATAATTCACTTAGAAACCGTTTCAGACACAGTCTTATCCGCAGTGCAAAACTTAAGCGCTGTTAAGGCAGTGCGTTCTCAAGACAATAAGCTGATACTGGATATGGATAATCCTGAACGAAATAACCCCGAGGTTGTTCGGGCGGTTGTTTTGGCAGGCGGCAACGTCCAGTACGTGACGGAGCTGCGGTCAACGCTTGAGGATGTTTACCTAAAGTTGATTCGGGAGGTTTCAGCATAA
- a CDS encoding winged helix-turn-helix domain-containing protein: MVNYRDRLDIIADILTVASHDAKKTQIMYKANLSYKVLQKYLTEIMGASLIRYERGRQLYSLTSKGQAYLDAYKEYAQTNKRIEKRLTDISTKKKNLEEFCTNEDCPTEETHIFE, from the coding sequence TTGGTTAATTATAGAGACAGGTTGGACATTATAGCAGACATTTTAACTGTTGCTAGTCATGACGCTAAGAAAACTCAGATAATGTACAAGGCAAATCTGAGCTATAAAGTGCTGCAAAAATACCTAACCGAGATAATGGGGGCTTCTTTAATTCGATATGAAAGAGGTCGTCAACTCTACAGTTTAACTTCTAAAGGGCAAGCATACTTAGATGCCTACAAAGAGTACGCTCAAACTAACAAACGCATAGAAAAACGCTTAACCGACATATCCACAAAAAAGAAAAACTTGGAAGAGTTTTGTACAAACGAAGACTGCCCAACTGAAGAAACTCACATTTTTGAATAA
- a CDS encoding DUF1616 domain-containing protein, producing MTIRNYSALILVAISVVSLFAIAPFVESFSFFPNPTPLSELYMLGPTHNTTYPFSVSNNQNYRLYIGLINHEEKDCNYEIQVKFRTPQQATSETYTEHPEPSNQKVLTKIPLQLPDNATKEMPLDISFSYEHTDSMLTMNTVRVNNGAYTSGCQIPVDSDGDFYGNLVFELYLLDSQNNSVYKSQVSLWVRLT from the coding sequence ATGACCATACGTAATTATTCTGCTTTAATCTTAGTAGCAATTTCAGTAGTATCCTTATTTGCTATTGCCCCCTTTGTTGAGTCTTTCAGTTTTTTCCCAAACCCTACACCACTAAGTGAACTCTACATGCTTGGACCAACACATAATACAACCTACCCCTTCTCGGTTAGCAACAACCAAAATTACCGTCTCTACATCGGCTTAATAAACCATGAAGAAAAAGACTGCAACTATGAAATTCAAGTAAAATTCCGCACACCCCAACAAGCAACCTCTGAAACGTACACAGAACACCCAGAGCCCAGCAACCAAAAAGTCTTAACAAAAATACCGCTCCAACTACCCGATAACGCAACCAAAGAAATGCCCCTTGACATTTCGTTTTCTTATGAGCACACCGATTCCATGCTAACCATGAATACCGTTAGAGTAAATAATGGCGCCTACACTTCAGGCTGCCAAATACCTGTTGATTCTGACGGTGATTTTTACGGCAACTTAGTCTTTGAACTCTACCTGCTTGATTCTCAAAATAACAGTGTGTATAAGAGTCAGGTTAGTTTGTGGGTTCGGTTAACTTAG
- a CDS encoding glycosyltransferase family 2 protein — protein MDKIQPLISVVIAALNEEEGIGKTIGELQQVLQTPHLVVIDGNSVDKTIEIAKNMGADVLLQEGKGKGSAMFQGIKMLKADENFVVFTDADYTYPATYLPEMIDVLEQNPQVGMVIGNRFRGAINEDKTVWNPFYIGNKLLAFAQHVMNGVKLEDPLSGLRVVRSEILSSWKPKSKGFDVEAELNALVGRSGYRIVEVPIDYRNRLGVKKLKLRHGLGIMKRILAESLTF, from the coding sequence GTGGACAAAATTCAACCGCTTATTTCAGTGGTAATTGCCGCGCTTAACGAAGAAGAAGGCATAGGCAAAACCATAGGTGAACTCCAACAAGTTCTACAAACACCTCACCTAGTAGTAATTGACGGCAACAGCGTTGACAAAACCATTGAAATAGCCAAAAACATGGGTGCAGATGTTCTGCTACAAGAAGGAAAAGGCAAAGGCAGCGCTATGTTTCAAGGCATAAAGATGCTTAAAGCAGATGAGAATTTTGTTGTTTTCACAGATGCTGACTACACTTACCCTGCAACTTACCTGCCTGAAATGATTGATGTTTTAGAGCAAAACCCCCAAGTTGGCATGGTCATTGGAAACCGCTTCAGAGGGGCAATAAATGAAGACAAAACAGTTTGGAATCCCTTCTATATAGGAAATAAACTTTTGGCGTTTGCCCAGCATGTAATGAACGGCGTAAAACTTGAAGACCCCTTGTCCGGCTTGCGCGTTGTTCGAAGTGAAATTTTGTCAAGCTGGAAACCAAAAAGCAAAGGGTTTGATGTGGAAGCAGAATTGAACGCACTTGTTGGACGTAGCGGCTACCGTATTGTTGAAGTTCCCATTGATTACCGAAATAGGTTAGGCGTTAAAAAACTCAAGTTGCGTCATGGTTTGGGCATAATGAAGCGGATTTTAGCGGAAAGTTTGACTTTTTAA
- a CDS encoding Gfo/Idh/MocA family oxidoreductase: MEVNSAIQKIGVVGLGKMGIMHACLLNVLPNVHVEALCDKSRLMRTVAKSVFQGTLVTNRLDALTDLNLDAIYVLTPIPSHYPIIKQIYTKNLAKNVFVEKTLTSKYAHSLELVKMAEALGGVNMVGYMKRFGVTFNKVKELLDKKVLGDLISFKAYAFSSDFVDVPQGSLVSKARGGVVEDLGSHVVDLAVWFFGDLKITYAKVNSRITVGSLDDVSFGVVGADGLEGDFEVSWRKSGYRMPEFGLTINGTKGSLNVNDDQVKLELNGALPSRWYRMDMDDNVDFLLGGPEYWRENKHFTDAVVLGQQCQSNFKCALKVDFMLEQVRCQLHD, from the coding sequence ATGGAAGTTAATAGTGCAATTCAAAAAATTGGTGTTGTCGGATTAGGTAAAATGGGTATAATGCACGCTTGTTTACTGAATGTTTTGCCTAATGTGCATGTTGAGGCGTTATGTGATAAAAGTCGGCTTATGCGTACAGTGGCAAAAAGCGTTTTCCAAGGAACACTGGTAACAAACAGACTAGACGCTCTTACAGACTTGAATCTTGATGCAATCTACGTTCTTACACCTATCCCTTCGCATTACCCAATAATCAAGCAAATCTACACCAAAAACTTAGCCAAAAACGTGTTTGTAGAAAAAACTCTCACAAGCAAATATGCACATTCACTGGAGTTGGTTAAAATGGCTGAGGCTCTCGGCGGAGTTAATATGGTTGGTTACATGAAACGTTTCGGAGTAACTTTCAATAAAGTAAAAGAGCTCCTTGACAAGAAAGTTTTAGGAGATTTAATTTCCTTTAAAGCCTACGCGTTTTCATCAGATTTTGTTGATGTACCCCAAGGTTCCTTGGTTTCAAAAGCCAGAGGCGGCGTGGTGGAAGATTTAGGCTCACATGTTGTAGATCTTGCTGTTTGGTTTTTTGGAGACCTCAAAATAACCTATGCCAAAGTCAACTCGCGGATAACCGTGGGTTCTTTAGATGATGTGTCCTTTGGGGTTGTTGGTGCTGACGGGTTAGAAGGAGACTTTGAGGTTTCATGGCGAAAAAGCGGCTATCGCATGCCCGAATTTGGACTAACAATTAATGGTACAAAAGGCAGCTTAAACGTAAACGACGACCAAGTAAAGCTTGAACTAAACGGTGCTTTGCCTTCTCGATGGTACCGCATGGATATGGATGATAATGTGGATTTTTTGCTTGGTGGTCCCGAGTATTGGCGTGAAAACAAGCATTTCACTGACGCTGTCGTTTTAGGTCAGCAGTGCCAGTCAAATTTCAAATGTGCCTTAAAAGTTGATTTTATGCTTGAACAAGTTAGGTGTCAACTTCATGACTAA
- a CDS encoding glycosyltransferase: protein MIWLLAIWVTVGALFLGVPAGYFFYMRRSSSSGWNLKLDRDYVPSTTILIPVHNEEKIIRYKLENISKVNYPKDKMDIIIVNDSSTDNTLTEVNHYIQDYPNQKIKIFDSKVHMGKTGCLNNALKTINSDIVIISDVDCFWPSDILTKAISYLSDPTVGAITARELLLNPKDSWVTLGEQFYDSNIQSVRIGESKLHSTIFFQGGFAAYKRSALEEFNHATDDSGTALDIVQANQRALLIPEIGFFTLSPTKWKHKVAIKLRRASHLQHLWARCLNLLIHGKLAMPKRIAVPEIVLHIFNPVLLVLLAVLSVAVMVVYPWLAAVLMVLLFGVFAVKKTRVTAFELLQNNLILFASLFSFFGNRQIKLWKPVQESRSVLTEKLLRENQLI from the coding sequence TTGATTTGGCTTTTAGCTATATGGGTTACTGTTGGTGCCTTGTTCTTGGGTGTTCCCGCAGGGTATTTCTTTTACATGCGTCGAAGTTCTTCTTCTGGTTGGAACCTTAAACTTGACAGGGATTATGTTCCTTCAACAACTATTCTTATTCCTGTGCATAATGAGGAAAAAATTATTCGTTATAAACTTGAAAACATCAGCAAAGTCAATTATCCAAAAGACAAAATGGACATTATCATCGTCAATGATTCCTCAACAGACAACACTCTTACCGAAGTAAACCATTACATCCAAGATTACCCCAACCAAAAAATCAAGATTTTCGACAGCAAAGTGCACATGGGAAAAACAGGCTGCCTAAACAATGCCTTAAAAACCATAAACTCAGATATTGTAATTATTTCTGATGTGGACTGTTTCTGGCCAAGCGACATACTCACTAAAGCAATCTCGTACCTGTCTGACCCAACAGTGGGTGCCATAACTGCGCGGGAACTGCTATTGAATCCCAAAGATTCATGGGTTACACTTGGCGAGCAATTCTACGACAGCAACATCCAATCCGTTCGCATCGGCGAATCAAAACTACACTCAACCATCTTTTTCCAAGGCGGTTTTGCAGCGTATAAACGAAGTGCGCTGGAAGAGTTTAATCATGCAACTGATGATTCAGGAACCGCACTAGATATTGTGCAGGCAAATCAGCGTGCATTGTTGATTCCTGAAATCGGCTTCTTTACACTTAGTCCAACAAAATGGAAACACAAAGTTGCCATAAAACTGCGCCGCGCCAGCCACCTTCAGCATCTATGGGCAAGATGCCTAAACTTGCTGATTCACGGCAAACTTGCTATGCCCAAGCGGATTGCGGTTCCAGAGATTGTTTTGCACATTTTTAATCCTGTTTTGCTTGTTTTGTTGGCGGTTTTATCTGTGGCTGTTATGGTAGTGTACCCTTGGCTTGCTGCTGTTTTGATGGTGCTTCTTTTTGGCGTTTTTGCTGTCAAAAAAACCCGTGTTACAGCTTTTGAGTTGTTGCAGAATAACCTGATTTTGTTTGCTTCGTTGTTTTCTTTTTTTGGTAACCGCCAGATTAAACTTTGGAAACCTGTGCAGGAATCACGTTCAGTGCTAACTGAGAAGCTACTAAGGGAAAACCAACTCATCTAA
- a CDS encoding glycosyltransferase, translated as MDEDFVVTVGVCVKNGAPLIKRAIESLCCQTFPAENVELIVVDGNSNDGTLQLIQSSLRRNFGRLTIFQENGGLGIARQMVVKHATGKYIIWLDADMILTPSYLENQISFMEQHPDVGLAAGKYNVHIGHGLAADLENIVYAVDSVYGHKKNSEKFGYLPGAEGAIYRVKAVRAVGGFDTRIKGAAEDTEMAYRVRANGWKIAETNEAFTESTRATWQSLWHQYVWYGRGAHFIFHKDPNTINPLKMTPMAGFIAGTMRSPCAYLLTHKKFSCLLPIHYTYKRLAWFVGFFSAHLKGYGHELK; from the coding sequence TTGGATGAAGACTTCGTGGTAACCGTTGGTGTATGTGTTAAAAATGGTGCCCCTCTGATAAAAAGAGCCATTGAAAGTCTTTGCTGCCAAACTTTTCCAGCTGAAAACGTTGAGTTAATTGTGGTTGACGGAAACAGCAACGACGGCACCTTGCAGCTAATCCAGAGTAGCTTGCGTCGAAATTTTGGTAGATTAACCATTTTTCAGGAGAACGGCGGCTTAGGAATCGCGCGGCAAATGGTGGTTAAACACGCCACTGGAAAATACATAATCTGGCTGGATGCAGACATGATTCTTACGCCCAGCTATCTTGAGAACCAGATTTCTTTTATGGAGCAACACCCTGATGTAGGACTTGCTGCAGGAAAATATAACGTTCACATTGGGCATGGTCTCGCAGCTGACCTAGAAAACATCGTTTATGCTGTGGACTCGGTTTATGGTCATAAAAAAAACTCTGAAAAATTCGGTTATTTGCCTGGTGCTGAAGGAGCAATTTACCGAGTGAAAGCTGTCCGCGCTGTAGGTGGATTTGATACACGCATAAAAGGCGCAGCTGAAGACACAGAAATGGCTTACCGCGTCAGAGCTAATGGTTGGAAGATTGCAGAAACCAATGAAGCTTTCACAGAATCTACAAGGGCAACTTGGCAGTCACTATGGCACCAGTATGTATGGTATGGACGAGGCGCCCATTTTATTTTTCATAAAGACCCAAATACGATTAATCCCCTAAAAATGACGCCTATGGCTGGGTTCATCGCGGGGACTATGCGGTCTCCCTGCGCGTATTTGCTTACTCACAAAAAGTTCTCTTGCTTGTTGCCTATTCATTATACTTACAAGAGGTTAGCTTGGTTTGTTGGCTTCTTTAGTGCGCATCTAAAAGGCTACGGACATGAACTCAAATAA
- a CDS encoding glycosyltransferase, producing MNSNNSPLVTVGVCVRNGQDMLPAALNSILNQTYPAQQIQIIIVDDDSQDHTPQIIQQYSNLLGDRAKTLRSNWKGLGHARNLIVDNADGEFLLFVDADEILTPNYVNAQVEVMRKNPKVGITAGVFRSIPRNPILNLEVIPHIVNQKSFGKPKSFVWKSDKLIGTGGTAFRINAVRQVGGFDEQIKGAGEDTDLILRIKRAGWEIVANSAEFYEFHGGLSSPTQLWRKYFWYGFGCQRSFQQTKDAFSLPRMSPLAGLVTGLLYSFPAYRFLHQKQVFLLPLHYGFKQVAWTCGFMKGQLEHN from the coding sequence ATGAACTCAAATAATTCCCCTCTTGTAACAGTTGGCGTCTGCGTGCGAAACGGGCAAGACATGCTTCCAGCCGCGTTAAACAGCATCCTAAACCAAACCTACCCCGCCCAACAAATCCAAATCATAATAGTCGACGATGACAGCCAAGACCACACCCCACAAATAATCCAACAATACAGCAACCTGCTGGGCGACAGAGCCAAAACGTTGAGGTCCAACTGGAAAGGGTTAGGTCATGCAAGAAACCTGATTGTGGATAATGCTGACGGCGAGTTTCTCCTTTTTGTGGATGCCGACGAAATCCTAACTCCCAATTATGTGAACGCACAAGTTGAAGTGATGCGCAAAAACCCCAAAGTTGGCATAACCGCGGGTGTCTTCCGAAGCATCCCCCGTAACCCCATCCTAAATCTTGAAGTAATCCCCCACATTGTGAACCAAAAAAGCTTTGGCAAACCCAAAAGTTTTGTTTGGAAATCAGACAAGCTAATCGGGACCGGTGGAACAGCATTTAGGATTAATGCGGTGCGGCAGGTCGGCGGGTTTGACGAGCAGATTAAGGGTGCAGGCGAAGACACTGACTTGATTTTGCGAATCAAACGTGCGGGCTGGGAGATTGTGGCTAATTCCGCGGAGTTTTATGAATTTCACGGTGGCTTATCAAGTCCCACACAGCTTTGGCGTAAGTATTTTTGGTACGGGTTTGGTTGTCAGAGAAGCTTTCAGCAGACAAAAGATGCGTTTTCGCTTCCCCGCATGTCTCCCTTAGCTGGGCTGGTAACGGGGCTTCTTTATTCGTTTCCTGCTTACAGGTTTTTGCATCAAAAACAGGTTTTTCTTTTACCTCTGCATTACGGGTTTAAGCAGGTAGCTTGGACTTGTGGCTTCATGAAGGGACAACTCGAACATAATTAA
- a CDS encoding DUF1919 domain-containing protein — translation MDLKAFIKGINVNAVETNVKWNFIDRFFSWIPCSKLKNKTFSIIGNNCFTGGIYHKFGLQYNTPTIWTYIYPKDYLKLLENLIWYLKQPLTFKKETEHKMAHSFCEGMNETFPIGVLYDIEIHFMHYRSEQEAKEKWTRRVKRLNLNNLFVLFSDGDEFNEEYLERFEKMPYKNKIFFSSKPRSNKTTVFIRECLDSPVVSDMTRNRKYEKYLDLVKWLNGEPNFKKI, via the coding sequence ATGGACCTCAAGGCTTTCATAAAAGGCATTAACGTTAATGCTGTAGAAACAAATGTGAAATGGAATTTTATCGATAGATTTTTTTCATGGATTCCATGTTCCAAACTGAAAAACAAAACTTTCTCAATCATCGGTAATAACTGTTTCACAGGCGGCATATACCACAAATTCGGCTTGCAATACAACACACCAACCATTTGGACCTACATTTATCCAAAGGATTACCTGAAACTTCTTGAAAACCTCATCTGGTATCTAAAACAGCCATTGACGTTCAAGAAAGAAACAGAGCATAAAATGGCTCACAGCTTCTGTGAGGGCATGAATGAAACATTTCCAATAGGCGTGCTCTATGATATAGAAATACATTTTATGCATTACAGAAGTGAACAGGAAGCAAAGGAAAAGTGGACACGACGAGTCAAACGACTAAATCTAAACAACCTGTTTGTGCTTTTTTCTGATGGTGACGAGTTCAATGAGGAATACCTTGAAAGATTTGAAAAAATGCCCTACAAAAATAAGATTTTCTTCTCTTCAAAACCACGCAGCAATAAAACCACAGTTTTTATTCGTGAATGCCTAGATTCACCAGTTGTTTCTGACATGACAAGAAACCGCAAATATGAAAAATATCTTGACTTAGTTAAATGGCTTAACGGCGAGCCGAACTTTAAGAAGATTTAA
- a CDS encoding glycoside hydrolase family 5 protein, whose protein sequence is MKISYIRNRVNLLSHRKLAKTTAICLVAIFAISMFAVFNATPVKAATTSALHTQGDQILDANGNPVYLRGMGVAGFAPNLIFWGQGQSDSWAAQWNYNPTSVMDQTFSAMQSQWHVNMIRVFVYPSWYYRDNIIPQQEDPNYGTTPISTKEYLQTLCKEADKYGIYVDIVPYMMTPPASSSASDPYATENFGWQGMPMCTWDSAAQRFLNDAGYGNNEQAFWQWFWSDMAITLKDCPNAIFEAWNEPNLGSDVDAIPSGYMTYLQTMYNAIRGTGSNHLIMMQWHVGWFPNGYGNNLSFASQINNAIHPTNMVYTTHFYYYAPSDLTSYWATDYNTIKSQIQTGINSMGVNAPLVINEEGSCLVCSTNKNADYTWWGNLLKAQRDLNIGACAYYWLSDSGLGPAYSGETMLSSGYSPNEMGTRFINAYVPTTTTNPTTPTPTATPTPTATPTPTATPTPTPTPTPVTPTPTPTTTPTETSTPTTPTPTPSNSWWWNPRPTTTPTESTNPVFPTFRPYHQPLTLFRFNPWNSFWWSPFSWFF, encoded by the coding sequence ATGAAAATATCATACATACGGAACAGAGTAAATCTCCTAAGCCACCGAAAACTCGCCAAAACCACTGCAATTTGCCTGGTTGCAATCTTTGCAATCAGCATGTTTGCAGTTTTCAATGCAACCCCTGTTAAAGCAGCAACAACGTCAGCACTGCACACTCAAGGCGATCAGATTCTTGATGCCAACGGAAACCCAGTTTATCTGCGTGGCATGGGAGTCGCCGGTTTTGCACCCAACCTAATATTTTGGGGACAAGGCCAAAGTGACTCTTGGGCTGCACAATGGAACTATAATCCAACTTCTGTGATGGATCAAACGTTCTCTGCGATGCAGTCACAGTGGCACGTTAACATGATACGCGTGTTCGTTTACCCAAGCTGGTACTACCGAGACAACATAATTCCACAACAGGAAGACCCTAACTATGGAACAACACCAATCAGCACCAAAGAATACCTACAAACACTTTGCAAAGAAGCAGACAAATACGGAATATACGTCGACATTGTACCTTACATGATGACGCCGCCTGCAAGCTCATCTGCCAGTGATCCATACGCAACTGAAAACTTTGGCTGGCAAGGAATGCCAATGTGCACATGGGATTCTGCTGCGCAAAGATTCCTCAACGATGCAGGATACGGCAACAATGAACAGGCATTCTGGCAATGGTTCTGGTCTGACATGGCCATAACCCTCAAAGACTGCCCAAACGCTATCTTTGAAGCATGGAACGAACCCAACCTAGGCTCAGACGTTGACGCTATCCCATCAGGATACATGACCTATCTGCAGACAATGTACAATGCAATCCGCGGAACAGGCTCAAACCACCTAATCATGATGCAGTGGCACGTGGGCTGGTTCCCTAACGGTTACGGTAACAACCTCAGCTTTGCCTCACAAATCAACAATGCAATCCACCCAACAAACATGGTGTACACAACACACTTCTACTATTACGCGCCATCTGACCTAACATCATACTGGGCAACAGACTACAACACAATCAAATCACAAATACAAACAGGCATTAACAGCATGGGTGTAAATGCACCACTTGTTATCAACGAAGAAGGCTCATGCCTTGTTTGTAGCACCAACAAAAACGCTGACTACACATGGTGGGGAAATCTGCTCAAAGCTCAACGTGACCTCAACATTGGTGCTTGTGCATATTATTGGCTAAGCGATTCAGGCTTAGGTCCTGCATATTCAGGAGAAACAATGCTAAGCAGCGGTTATTCACCAAACGAGATGGGTACAAGATTCATCAATGCTTATGTTCCGACTACCACAACCAACCCGACAACTCCGACGCCAACAGCTACACCAACACCAACCGCGACTCCAACTCCAACGGCAACCCCAACACCAACTCCTACTCCTACACCTGTAACACCGACACCCACACCTACAACTACACCAACAGAGACTTCGACACCGACAACCCCAACGCCAACACCTTCAAATTCATGGTGGTGGAACCCACGACCAACAACTACGCCGACAGAATCAACAAATCCAGTGTTTCCGACATTCAGACCATACCACCAGCCACTAACATTATTCCGGTTTAATCCCTGGAATAGTTTCTGGTGGTCACCTTTCAGCTGGTTCTTTTAA